A genome region from Mycobacterium florentinum includes the following:
- a CDS encoding HNH endonuclease, protein MAQGKRRRSHRSSGAAAGLTGPTTASSLHSISHRPTQALSHRPAPGADTHPPNRHESASIWSRRRVLLLNSTYEPLTALPMRRAIVMVICGKADVVHHDPAGPVVHSASESIVVPSVIQLRSYVRVPYRARVPMTRAALMHRDRFCCAYCGAKADTVDHVVPRSRGGGHSWENCVACCSTCNHRKGDKLLAELGWALRRAPLPPTGQHWRLLSTVKEMDPSWVRYLGEGAA, encoded by the coding sequence GCAGGGCAAAAGACGCCGCAGCCACCGAAGTTCAGGGGCCGCGGCAGGGCTGACCGGACCCACAACGGCGTCGTCCCTGCATAGCATTTCCCACCGCCCTACCCAGGCTCTTTCGCACCGTCCCGCCCCGGGGGCCGACACCCATCCGCCCAACCGGCACGAAAGCGCTTCGATCTGGAGCCGCCGCCGGGTGCTGCTGCTGAATTCCACCTACGAACCGTTGACGGCGCTGCCGATGCGGCGGGCGATCGTGATGGTGATCTGCGGCAAGGCCGACGTGGTGCACCACGATCCCGCCGGTCCGGTCGTCCACTCGGCGAGCGAGTCGATCGTGGTGCCGTCGGTCATCCAGCTGCGGTCCTATGTCCGCGTTCCATATCGGGCCCGCGTCCCGATGACCCGCGCCGCGCTGATGCACCGCGACCGGTTCTGCTGTGCCTACTGCGGGGCGAAGGCCGACACCGTCGACCACGTGGTGCCGCGCAGCCGCGGCGGCGGCCACTCCTGGGAGAACTGCGTCGCCTGCTGCTCGACATGCAACCACCGCAAGGGCGACAAGCTGCTCGCCGAACTCGGCTGGGCCCTGCGCCGGGCGCCGTTGCCGCCGACCGGACAGCACTGGCGACTGCTG